A part of Leptotrichia trevisanii DSM 22070 genomic DNA contains:
- a CDS encoding S1C family serine protease, with amino-acid sequence MKLKRVLTTSFMAAALTATAAVSKDTDILHNKQIVQNTNITGDMYSAQNAFSAVYEKAKDSVVNIRTKKTIVVETYNPLEAFLFGTSGRRQQRRESGSLGSGFIISSDGYMMTNNHVIDGADEIYVKLSDGHEYLAKLVGTSPEVDIAILKVNANRTFKPLKFADSDSIKIGHWAIAFGNPLGLNSSMTVGVIGASGRSSLGIEQVENFIQTDASINQGNSGGPLLNINGDVIGVNTAIYSTNGGSVGLSFAIPSNLAENVRDSIIKNGRYERPYIGISVLDLTQEIKRERRISYSTGILIQQVYPNSPAAKYGLKANDLILEINGKRVTSAGAFIGELAAKKIGETVNLKVVSNGKEKNISMKLESFNYQQQRLQQRR; translated from the coding sequence ATGAAATTAAAAAGAGTTTTAACTACATCGTTTATGGCGGCTGCTCTTACAGCAACAGCGGCAGTTTCTAAAGATACAGATATTTTGCATAACAAGCAAATTGTTCAAAATACGAATATAACAGGGGATATGTACAGTGCACAAAATGCGTTTTCGGCAGTTTACGAGAAGGCGAAGGATTCAGTTGTAAACATAAGAACTAAAAAAACAATTGTGGTGGAAACATATAATCCGCTTGAAGCGTTTTTATTTGGAACATCTGGAAGAAGACAGCAAAGACGTGAATCTGGAAGTTTGGGTTCTGGATTTATAATTTCGAGTGATGGATATATGATGACAAATAATCACGTTATTGACGGAGCTGATGAAATTTATGTAAAATTATCTGACGGACATGAATATTTGGCAAAATTAGTCGGGACATCACCAGAAGTGGATATTGCAATTTTAAAAGTAAATGCCAACAGAACGTTTAAACCATTGAAATTTGCTGATTCCGATAGTATAAAAATTGGACACTGGGCAATTGCATTTGGAAATCCGTTAGGGCTAAACAGTTCGATGACAGTGGGAGTAATTGGAGCCTCTGGAAGAAGTTCGTTAGGAATTGAGCAAGTTGAGAACTTTATTCAGACGGATGCTTCTATTAATCAAGGAAACAGTGGTGGCCCGCTTCTTAACATTAATGGGGATGTTATCGGTGTAAATACTGCGATTTATTCTACAAATGGAGGAAGTGTCGGATTAAGTTTTGCAATTCCATCAAACTTGGCTGAAAACGTAAGAGATTCCATAATAAAAAATGGTAGATATGAACGTCCATACATTGGAATTTCTGTACTTGATTTGACACAGGAAATTAAACGAGAGAGAAGAATTTCGTATTCAACAGGTATTTTAATACAACAAGTTTATCCAAATTCGCCGGCAGCAAAATACGGACTAAAAGCAAATGATTTGATCCTTGAAATCAATGGAAAACGTGTAACATCAGCAGGAGCATTCATTGGAGAGCTTGCAGCTAAGAAAATTGGAGAAACAGTTAATCTGAAAGTTGTATCAAATGGAAAAGAAAAAAATATTTCTATGAAGTTGGAATCATTTAATTATCAACAACAAAGACTTCAACAAAGAAGATAA
- a CDS encoding response regulator transcription factor → MGKILIVEDDKKISRILKLQLERKNHEITIIENGIDALNEIDKKRDFYDLMLLDLGLPSMEGNEVCKNVRKISKVPIIVVSAKNNTEEKVELLKSGASDYVTKPFDFLELDTRIDINIRKEKVSQIVYKTLKLNTENYSVYLEDKPILLTKTEFELVKLLIEHKEEIVSRDRIVEKIWGWEASDNLLDSTIKKTRQKLGKEKIV, encoded by the coding sequence ATGGGAAAAATACTGATTGTTGAAGATGATAAAAAAATATCACGGATTTTAAAATTACAGCTGGAACGAAAAAATCACGAAATAACAATAATCGAAAATGGAATTGATGCATTAAATGAAATTGACAAAAAAAGGGACTTTTATGATTTGATGCTTCTGGATTTGGGACTTCCTTCGATGGAAGGGAATGAAGTTTGTAAAAATGTTAGAAAAATATCGAAAGTTCCAATAATTGTTGTTTCTGCGAAAAATAATACGGAAGAAAAAGTTGAATTATTAAAATCAGGAGCGAGCGATTATGTTACAAAACCTTTTGATTTTTTGGAGCTTGATACAAGAATTGATATAAATATTAGAAAGGAGAAAGTTTCCCAGATTGTCTACAAAACTTTAAAATTAAATACAGAAAATTATTCTGTCTATTTGGAAGATAAACCTATCTTATTGACAAAGACGGAATTTGAATTAGTTAAGCTATTGATTGAACATAAAGAGGAAATTGTTTCACGGGATAGAATTGTTGAAAAAATATGGGGTTGGGAAGCCAGCGACAACCTTCTCGACAGCACAATAAAAAAAACAAGACAAAAATTGGGAAAAGAAAAAATTGTTTAA
- the bioB gene encoding biotin synthase BioB encodes MSKNNNNQIDLVKFISNLKNKIINEKYEITRKEAISLSQIPNNDMETLNILFEAANQIRETFCGKNFDLCTIINAKSGKCSENCKYCAQSVHFKTAVDVYGLISKEIALCEAKRNENEGAHRFSLVTSGRGFNGNEKELDKLVEIYEFLRKHTDKLSLCASHGICTKEALQKLANAGISTYHHNLETSRRFYPNVCTSHTYDDRVNTIKNAKAIGLNVCSGGIFGLGETIEDRIDMAFDLKELKVNSVPINILTPIPGTPFENNKAVEPLEILKTISIYRFIMPKIHLRYAGGRIKLGNYVKDGLKCGINSALTGNFLTTTGTTIEKDKNMVIELGYKI; translated from the coding sequence ATGTCAAAAAATAATAATAATCAAATTGACCTAGTTAAATTTATATCAAATTTAAAAAATAAAATTATAAATGAAAAATACGAGATAACTCGTAAAGAGGCAATTTCTTTATCACAAATTCCTAACAATGATATGGAAACTTTAAACATACTTTTTGAAGCAGCAAATCAAATTAGAGAAACATTCTGTGGAAAAAATTTTGATTTATGCACCATTATTAATGCAAAATCTGGAAAGTGCTCCGAAAACTGCAAATACTGTGCACAGTCAGTTCATTTTAAAACAGCAGTAGACGTCTATGGACTTATTTCAAAGGAAATAGCACTTTGTGAAGCTAAAAGAAATGAAAATGAAGGTGCTCATAGATTTTCACTTGTAACAAGCGGTAGAGGATTTAATGGAAATGAGAAAGAATTGGATAAATTAGTTGAAATTTATGAATTTTTACGAAAACATACTGATAAATTAAGCCTTTGTGCTTCTCACGGTATCTGTACAAAAGAAGCATTACAAAAATTGGCTAATGCAGGTATTTCGACGTATCATCACAATCTAGAAACATCGAGAAGATTTTATCCTAATGTCTGTACATCTCACACTTATGATGATAGAGTTAATACTATAAAAAATGCAAAAGCAATTGGGTTAAATGTTTGTAGTGGAGGAATATTTGGTTTAGGGGAAACTATTGAAGATAGGATTGATATGGCATTTGATTTGAAAGAATTGAAAGTCAATTCTGTTCCGATAAATATTTTAACTCCAATTCCTGGAACTCCATTTGAGAATAATAAAGCAGTAGAGCCATTAGAAATTTTAAAGACTATATCTATTTACCGTTTTATTATGCCCAAAATTCATTTAAGATATGCTGGAGGAAGAATTAAATTAGGAAATTATGTAAAAGATGGTTTAAAATGTGGAATCAATTCTGCACTTACAGGAAATTTTTTAACAACTACAGGAACAACAATAGAAAAAGATAAGAATATGGTAATAGAATTAGGCTATAAAATTTAA
- a CDS encoding biotin transporter BioY, translating to MKQNILSNSIKIKTKEKEFLKSIFLVLSGVIFLSIMSQLIIPLYFTPVPISLGSLGIILIALLYGRKLGTATVLSYVAAGSLGAPIFAGFKAGSLFSPTGGYILGYIAATVILGFLSDKGIAKSYVKTFLSLLLVSVIILILGALVLMLFVPIKNVFMAGVLPFIPGDMLKAVAATLLFPRLWKFIKKNKN from the coding sequence ATGAAACAAAATATTTTAAGTAACAGCATAAAAATTAAAACAAAAGAAAAAGAATTTTTAAAAAGTATCTTTTTGGTATTGAGCGGAGTTATATTTTTATCAATAATGTCGCAACTTATAATACCGCTTTATTTTACTCCTGTACCTATTTCACTAGGATCGCTTGGAATAATATTAATAGCGTTATTATATGGTAGAAAATTGGGAACAGCAACTGTGCTTTCCTATGTTGCAGCAGGTAGTTTAGGAGCTCCAATTTTTGCTGGATTTAAAGCAGGTTCGTTGTTTTCACCAACAGGAGGATATATTTTAGGATATATTGCAGCTACAGTAATTTTAGGATTTTTATCTGATAAAGGTATTGCAAAATCTTATGTGAAGACATTTCTTTCACTATTACTTGTAAGTGTCATTATTTTGATATTAGGTGCATTAGTATTGATGTTATTTGTGCCTATTAAAAATGTATTTATGGCCGGTGTACTTCCTTTTATTCCTGGAGATATGCTAAAAGCAGTTGCTGCAACTCTTTTATTTCCAAGATTATGGAAATTTATAAAAAAAAATAAAAATTAA
- a CDS encoding aconitate hydratase, which produces MSMSKNLNSNNMSLTYKILAKNLLKGELKAGNEIAVRVHQTLTQDSTGTMAYLQLNAMNVDKVATEISVAYVDHNMLQSSFENADDHEFIKTSAEKHNIVFSKPGNGICHRLHLERFGKPGKILIGSDSHTPTGGGLGMLAIGAGGLDVAIGMARGLYYLKVPKVYNIELKGKLQPWVSAKDVILYVLKQLTVKGGVGYVMEYTGDGIKSLSVEDRATITNMGAELGATTSIFPSDEYTRTFLEKQSRGEDFTELLPDENAFYDDKLVVNLDELVPLAAFPHSPDNVHEISKYKKLKVDQIAIGSCTNSSYSDFMKLAAILDGKKVHPDVSLVLSPGSSNIMKMISENNALAKFIAAGARLLEAACGPCIGMGQAPKTDGISLRTFNRNFKGRCGTMSAGVYLVSTETAAASAITGYLTDPRELGAEIIVEEPEKFEISDNYFIFPNPNEEEAKREREAVKIVMGPNIKPFPIGEALQDSITRKVILKTGDNITTDDICPSNAALLPFRSNIPKLSEHCFETIIPDFKERAEKNNGGIVVGGENYGQGSSREHAALLPLYLGIKAVIAKSFARIHKANLINSGIIPLEFENAEDYDKIDEYDELQLSDIPNSLINGRFIVKNITKNVEFPAKFNGSERELKILKFGGYLKFATSDEFLS; this is translated from the coding sequence ATGTCTATGAGTAAAAATTTGAACTCTAATAATATGAGTTTAACGTATAAGATTTTGGCTAAAAATCTTTTGAAGGGTGAATTAAAGGCGGGGAATGAAATTGCGGTTAGAGTTCATCAGACACTTACACAGGATTCCACGGGAACGATGGCTTATTTACAGTTAAATGCGATGAATGTTGATAAAGTTGCAACTGAGATTTCTGTGGCTTATGTTGATCACAATATGTTGCAGTCAAGTTTTGAGAATGCAGATGATCATGAATTTATTAAAACGTCGGCTGAAAAGCATAACATTGTTTTTTCAAAACCAGGAAATGGGATTTGTCACAGATTGCATCTGGAGAGATTTGGAAAGCCAGGGAAAATATTAATTGGTTCAGATAGTCATACTCCCACTGGGGGAGGACTTGGAATGCTTGCGATTGGAGCAGGAGGGCTTGATGTTGCGATTGGAATGGCACGGGGACTTTATTATTTGAAAGTGCCGAAAGTTTATAATATCGAGCTGAAAGGGAAATTGCAGCCCTGGGTGTCGGCAAAAGATGTTATTTTATACGTCTTGAAACAGCTTACAGTAAAAGGTGGAGTAGGATATGTAATGGAATATACTGGTGATGGGATTAAATCTTTATCAGTTGAGGACAGGGCGACAATTACCAATATGGGAGCTGAATTAGGAGCGACAACATCAATTTTTCCAAGTGATGAATATACAAGGACTTTTTTGGAAAAACAGTCACGTGGAGAAGATTTTACAGAATTACTGCCTGATGAGAATGCGTTTTATGATGATAAGCTAGTTGTCAATTTGGATGAATTGGTGCCACTTGCGGCTTTTCCTCATAGTCCTGACAATGTGCATGAAATTTCAAAGTATAAGAAACTAAAAGTCGATCAGATTGCAATTGGTTCATGTACAAATTCGTCTTATTCTGATTTTATGAAACTTGCGGCAATTTTAGACGGGAAAAAAGTTCATCCGGATGTGAGCCTTGTATTATCACCTGGTTCAAGCAATATTATGAAAATGATTTCTGAAAATAATGCGTTGGCAAAATTTATTGCAGCTGGGGCAAGATTACTGGAAGCTGCGTGCGGGCCTTGTATTGGAATGGGGCAGGCACCAAAGACGGATGGAATTTCGCTTAGAACGTTTAACAGAAATTTTAAGGGAAGATGTGGAACAATGAGTGCAGGAGTTTATTTAGTGAGTACAGAAACAGCGGCTGCGTCAGCAATTACAGGATATTTGACAGATCCTAGGGAATTGGGGGCAGAAATCATTGTAGAAGAGCCTGAAAAATTTGAAATATCAGATAACTATTTTATTTTCCCAAATCCAAATGAAGAGGAAGCAAAAAGAGAAAGGGAAGCAGTGAAAATTGTAATGGGGCCTAACATTAAGCCGTTTCCGATTGGGGAAGCATTACAGGACAGTATCACACGAAAAGTTATCTTAAAGACAGGAGATAACATCACGACAGATGATATTTGTCCATCAAATGCCGCATTATTACCATTCCGTTCAAATATTCCAAAATTATCTGAACATTGCTTTGAAACAATAATTCCTGATTTTAAGGAAAGAGCTGAAAAAAATAATGGTGGAATAGTTGTGGGTGGAGAAAATTATGGGCAAGGTTCAAGTAGAGAGCACGCCGCATTGTTACCGCTTTATCTTGGTATAAAGGCAGTTATCGCAAAATCATTCGCAAGAATCCACAAGGCAAACTTAATAAACAGTGGAATTATACCGCTAGAATTTGAAAATGCGGAAGATTACGACAAAATTGACGAATACGACGAATTACAGTTGTCAGATATTCCAAATTCATTAATAAATGGAAGATTTATTGTAAAAAATATTACTAAAAATGTTGAATTTCCTGCAAAATTTAATGGTTCAGAAAGAGAGCTTAAAATATTAAAATTTGGTGGATATTTGAAATTTGCGACAAGTGACGAGTTTTTGAGTTAG
- a CDS encoding isocitrate/isopropylmalate dehydrogenase family protein — protein sequence MKKVTLIPGDGIGYEISESLVEIFKAAKVPVEFETENAGTDIYEKTGELIPDSLYESVERNKIAIKGPITTPIGKGFRSINVYLRKKYDLYTNFRPSRNLPGIKTRYENIDLAIFRENTEGIYIGEEKYENDEKTSAIAIKRITKKGSERIVRSAFEYAKNNGISKVTAVHKANILKFTDGMFLEIAREVAKNYEGIELEELIVDNMCMQLVTNPERFKVIVTMNLYGDILSDLVAGLVGGLGVAPGANIGDDIAIFEAVHGSAPDIAGQNKANPLALLLSSLEMLKYLKLNDFAKNIENAILKTLEEGCKTKDLGGNATTTEFTKKIIENLG from the coding sequence ATGAAGAAAGTGACATTAATACCAGGGGATGGGATTGGATATGAAATATCTGAAAGTTTAGTGGAAATTTTTAAGGCTGCGAAAGTTCCTGTGGAATTTGAAACTGAAAATGCGGGGACAGATATTTATGAAAAAACTGGAGAATTGATTCCTGATAGCCTTTATGAAAGTGTTGAAAGAAATAAAATCGCTATAAAGGGGCCGATTACTACGCCAATTGGGAAAGGATTTAGAAGTATAAATGTGTATCTTAGAAAAAAATACGATTTATATACAAATTTTAGGCCATCAAGAAATTTGCCAGGAATTAAGACTCGGTATGAAAATATTGATTTGGCAATTTTTAGGGAAAATACGGAAGGGATTTATATTGGTGAGGAAAAGTATGAAAATGACGAAAAGACAAGTGCGATTGCTATAAAAAGAATTACGAAGAAAGGTAGTGAACGTATTGTCAGAAGTGCATTTGAATATGCAAAAAATAACGGGATTTCCAAAGTTACAGCTGTGCATAAGGCAAATATACTGAAATTTACTGATGGAATGTTTTTGGAAATTGCAAGGGAAGTTGCAAAAAACTATGAAGGAATTGAGCTGGAAGAGCTTATTGTTGACAATATGTGTATGCAGCTTGTTACAAATCCAGAAAGATTTAAAGTAATTGTTACGATGAATTTATACGGAGATATTTTATCGGACTTAGTGGCTGGGCTTGTGGGAGGACTTGGAGTTGCTCCTGGAGCAAATATTGGAGATGATATTGCCATTTTTGAAGCGGTACACGGCTCTGCACCTGATATTGCAGGACAAAATAAGGCAAACCCGCTTGCACTATTGCTTTCGTCACTAGAAATGCTAAAATATTTAAAGCTGAATGACTTTGCAAAAAATATAGAAAATGCTATTTTAAAGACACTGGAAGAAGGATGTAAAACAAAAGATTTAGGTGGAAATGCTACAACGACTGAATTTACAAAAAAAATTATTGAAAATTTAGGATAG
- a CDS encoding citrate/2-methylcitrate synthase produces MKSDFINELGVLFNQNNSISDDIYNRLDVKRGLRNKNGTGVLVGLTKIGSVLGYSVNEEGKKIPAEGKLYYRGISIDELVEQFEEERTFCFEKTMFLLLFGKVPSNFELKMFLSTLKEYRHLPDEFIEDFILRKPSADIMNQLQRAVLCLYTLDENPDDVSLSNLIDQSLNLIAKFPSLLVYCYQACNYKHFNKSLIIHNPVEEYSIAENILHMLRNDSQFTKLESEILDLILVIHAEHGGGNNSTFTSHVISSTRTDTYSSISASIGSLKGPMHGGANSMVTKMIENIKKNTNPYDEIKLKEYLRQIFEGKVFDKTGRIYGMGHAVYTISDPRAEILKKKAYELAKEKNAFEEFELFSNVEKFAKEIGKEIKGGDFEICANVDLYSGFVYKLLNIPQNIFTPLFALSRIASWNAHRMEQILVDKKLIRPAYKAIDEDGNIFL; encoded by the coding sequence ATGAAAAGTGATTTTATAAATGAACTCGGTGTTTTATTTAATCAGAATAATTCAATTTCAGATGATATTTACAATAGACTGGACGTAAAAAGAGGGCTTAGGAATAAAAATGGAACGGGAGTTTTAGTCGGGCTGACAAAAATTGGTTCAGTTCTGGGATATTCAGTGAATGAGGAAGGAAAAAAAATTCCAGCGGAAGGTAAACTTTATTATCGGGGAATTTCAATTGATGAACTTGTTGAGCAATTTGAGGAGGAGAGGACATTTTGCTTTGAAAAAACGATGTTTTTGCTGCTTTTTGGAAAAGTTCCGTCTAACTTTGAATTAAAGATGTTTTTAAGTACATTGAAGGAATATAGGCACTTGCCTGATGAATTTATAGAGGATTTTATCTTGCGAAAACCGAGTGCAGATATAATGAATCAGCTACAAAGAGCGGTTTTATGCCTTTATACATTGGACGAGAATCCAGATGATGTGAGTCTGTCAAATTTGATTGATCAGTCCTTGAATTTAATTGCAAAATTTCCGAGTTTGCTGGTTTACTGTTATCAGGCCTGTAATTATAAACATTTTAACAAGAGTTTGATAATTCATAATCCAGTCGAGGAATACAGCATTGCTGAAAATATTCTACATATGCTTAGAAATGACAGCCAATTCACAAAACTGGAATCTGAAATATTGGATTTAATTTTAGTTATACACGCAGAACATGGTGGAGGAAACAATTCAACATTCACTTCGCACGTAATTTCTTCCACAAGGACAGACACATATTCTTCAATTTCCGCTTCAATTGGTTCATTGAAAGGGCCTATGCACGGTGGAGCAAATTCAATGGTTACTAAAATGATAGAAAACATAAAAAAAAATACAAATCCTTATGACGAGATAAAACTTAAAGAATATTTAAGACAGATATTTGAAGGAAAAGTATTTGACAAAACAGGGCGAATTTATGGTATGGGGCACGCAGTTTATACAATTTCGGATCCACGTGCCGAGATTTTGAAAAAAAAGGCTTACGAACTGGCAAAAGAAAAAAATGCATTTGAAGAATTTGAGCTTTTTTCAAATGTTGAAAAATTTGCTAAGGAAATTGGGAAAGAGATAAAAGGTGGAGATTTTGAAATTTGTGCAAATGTTGACTTGTATTCGGGGTTTGTATATAAACTTCTGAATATTCCACAAAATATATTTACACCATTATTTGCATTGTCGAGAATAGCAAGCTGGAATGCACACAGGATGGAGCAGATTCTTGTTGATAAGAAATTAATCCGTCCAGCATACAAGGCAATTGATGAAGATGGAAATATATTTTTATAA
- a CDS encoding UTRA domain-containing protein — MSKYKEVYNDIKEKITNGTFKAREFLKSESELARKYAYSKDTIRKALSMLELDGYIQKIKGKNSMVLENGRFKNSLSNLRTSKELNKIENIDINTNLVELNIVNGISEIMDIFEVSEDVSFYRVSRTRVLDGEALEYEITYFDKRVVPFLDKNIVESSIYDYLEKKLHLKISHSRREIKFRYATENEKKYMDLKNFDSVVVIESHTYLSNGTLFQYGVNSYRPDKFAFSTVAKR, encoded by the coding sequence GTGAGCAAATATAAAGAAGTTTATAATGATATAAAGGAAAAAATAACAAATGGGACATTTAAGGCCAGGGAATTTTTGAAAAGTGAATCGGAACTGGCACGTAAGTATGCGTATTCTAAAGACACTATAAGAAAAGCACTTTCTATGCTTGAACTGGATGGATATATTCAAAAGATAAAAGGTAAAAATTCAATGGTTCTTGAAAATGGGCGGTTTAAAAACAGCTTATCAAACTTAAGAACTTCAAAGGAGCTTAATAAAATTGAAAATATTGATATTAATACTAATCTGGTTGAATTGAATATTGTTAATGGAATTAGCGAGATTATGGATATTTTTGAAGTGTCTGAGGATGTTTCATTTTATAGGGTTTCACGTACACGTGTGCTGGATGGGGAGGCTCTTGAATATGAAATTACCTATTTTGACAAAAGAGTTGTACCATTTTTGGACAAAAATATTGTCGAAAGCTCAATTTATGATTATCTGGAAAAAAAACTACATTTAAAAATATCACATTCACGACGGGAAATAAAATTTAGATATGCCACTGAAAATGAAAAAAAATATATGGATTTAAAAAATTTTGATTCTGTTGTTGTAATAGAAAGTCATACATACTTATCCAATGGGACACTATTTCAATATGGCGTAAATTCATACAGGCCTGACAAATTTGCATTTTCAACAGTAGCAAAAAGATAA
- a CDS encoding response regulator transcription factor — protein sequence MRILVIEDEKNLNDIITKKLKMEKYGVDSCFDGTDALDYIFSAEYDVIVSDIMLPGIDGFEILRTIRERGIKTPVLLLTARDGIEDRVKGLDYGADDYLVKPFAFDELMARIRVLLRRNPATSNSNASNVFTIANLTVNCNSHDVFRDKIPIKLSTREFTILEYMIRNKERVLSREQIEQHIWNYDYEGGTNVIDVYIRYLRRKIDKDFEPKLIHTIRGVGYVLKAE from the coding sequence ATGAGAATTTTAGTAATTGAAGATGAAAAAAATTTAAACGATATAATTACAAAAAAATTAAAGATGGAAAAATATGGGGTTGATAGCTGTTTTGATGGGACAGATGCCCTTGATTATATTTTTTCGGCTGAATATGATGTTATTGTTTCTGATATTATGCTGCCAGGAATAGACGGATTTGAGATTTTGAGAACAATACGTGAAAGAGGGATAAAAACACCTGTTTTACTGCTTACTGCGAGAGATGGGATAGAAGACAGGGTAAAAGGGCTTGATTATGGAGCGGATGACTATCTTGTAAAACCATTTGCCTTTGACGAGCTTATGGCAAGAATAAGGGTGCTTTTACGTAGAAATCCAGCAACTAGCAATTCAAATGCAAGCAATGTCTTTACAATCGCAAATTTAACTGTTAATTGTAATTCACACGATGTTTTCCGTGATAAGATTCCGATAAAACTGTCAACAAGGGAATTTACAATTTTGGAATATATGATTAGAAATAAGGAACGGGTATTATCAAGAGAACAAATTGAACAGCATATCTGGAATTACGATTATGAGGGAGGAACAAATGTGATTGATGTTTATATTCGGTATTTACGGCGAAAAATTGATAAAGATTTTGAACCAAAGCTGATTCATACAATTCGTGGGGTTGGATATGTGTTAAAAGCTGAATAG
- a CDS encoding sensor histidine kinase — protein sequence MKRFFNNSSIKLKIGLWYMGIMILLVFSSLAIVFYISENIIHSSVRTYLKDVVNHRLDYLTIKNGEIIIDSNFDTMIQNVEIAIYDKDFKFLYGNSPNGFEMDNSKSKDDKIMIIRSSNQKWYVYNKTIKLDNYGKVWIRGVMPNIGQSSAIETVIQISIIILPFFLILSAIGGYVITRNAFRPIEQIRRIAEKINEGNDLSQRINLKKGDDELHTLANTFDVMFDRLQTSFENEVQFTSDVSHELRTPITVILTQAEYGKGYINSVEEAKKSFGIIEKEGQKMSKLVSQLLTLARMERGKQKLNLEHIDLSELIEMTVETQISSAKAKNIKFITKIAPAIYANIDEMMMMRVFTNLISNAICYGKQNGTVTIELFSENDKIISKISDDGIGIEKDKLDKIWLRFYQVDSSKSGDNSGLGLSMVKKIIELHNGEIFVESEFGKGTTFTIILEKIL from the coding sequence ATGAAAAGATTTTTTAATAACAGTTCGATAAAGCTGAAAATTGGTTTATGGTATATGGGAATAATGATACTGCTTGTATTTTCATCACTGGCTATAGTTTTTTATATAAGTGAAAACATTATCCATTCAAGTGTTCGTACTTACTTAAAAGATGTTGTCAATCATAGACTTGATTATTTAACGATAAAAAATGGGGAAATTATTATTGACAGCAATTTTGATACAATGATTCAGAATGTGGAAATTGCCATTTATGACAAGGATTTTAAGTTTCTTTATGGAAATTCGCCAAATGGCTTTGAGATGGATAATAGTAAATCTAAAGACGATAAAATTATGATAATTAGAAGCAGTAATCAGAAATGGTATGTCTATAACAAAACGATTAAACTGGATAATTATGGAAAAGTATGGATTAGAGGGGTAATGCCTAATATTGGACAGTCAAGTGCGATTGAGACAGTCATTCAGATTTCTATTATAATTTTACCATTTTTCCTTATACTTTCAGCAATTGGTGGTTATGTCATTACAAGAAATGCCTTTAGGCCAATTGAACAAATTAGAAGAATAGCGGAAAAAATTAACGAAGGAAATGACTTATCACAACGGATTAATTTAAAAAAAGGTGATGATGAGCTTCATACACTTGCAAACACCTTTGATGTAATGTTTGACAGGCTTCAGACGTCCTTTGAAAATGAAGTACAGTTTACTTCTGATGTTTCGCATGAGCTTAGAACTCCAATTACAGTTATCCTAACACAGGCAGAATATGGAAAAGGCTATATAAATTCAGTTGAAGAAGCCAAGAAGTCCTTTGGAATTATAGAAAAGGAAGGGCAGAAAATGTCAAAACTGGTGTCGCAGCTATTAACTTTGGCAAGGATGGAACGTGGAAAGCAGAAGTTAAATTTGGAACATATTGATTTAAGTGAATTGATTGAAATGACGGTAGAAACACAAATTTCAAGTGCAAAAGCGAAAAATATAAAATTTATTACAAAAATCGCTCCTGCAATTTATGCAAATATTGACGAAATGATGATGATGCGTGTCTTTACAAATTTAATTTCAAATGCAATCTGCTATGGAAAGCAGAACGGGACAGTAACGATAGAACTGTTTTCTGAAAATGATAAAATTATCAGCAAAATTTCTGATGATGGAATAGGAATTGAAAAAGATAAGCTGGATAAAATCTGGTTACGGTTTTACCAGGTGGATTCTTCCAAAAGCGGTGATAATTCCGGACTTGGACTTTCGATGGTGAAAAAAATTATAGAGTTACATAATGGAGAAATTTTTGTAGAAAGTGAATTTGGAAAAGGTACAACTTTTACAATAATTTTAGAAAAAATTTTATAA
- a CDS encoding PepSY domain-containing protein produces the protein MKRKFLKMTLFGMLIISSLIFSGNKERKKITSIKAKQIALAKVPGATFANVLEFDSENTNLYKGQISYRGVAYNFEIDVYTGKIINWSEENK, from the coding sequence ATGAAGAGGAAATTTCTTAAGATGACATTATTCGGAATGTTAATCATCAGTTCATTAATTTTTTCAGGTAATAAGGAAAGAAAAAAAATAACTTCAATTAAAGCAAAGCAAATAGCCTTAGCTAAAGTCCCTGGAGCAACATTTGCAAATGTTCTGGAGTTTGATTCAGAAAATACTAATCTTTATAAAGGACAAATTAGTTATAGAGGTGTTGCTTATAACTTTGAAATTGATGTTTATACTGGGAAAATAATTAATTGGAGTGAAGAAAATAAATAA